In Camelus bactrianus isolate YW-2024 breed Bactrian camel chromosome 28, ASM4877302v1, whole genome shotgun sequence, a single window of DNA contains:
- the SULT1C4 gene encoding sulfotransferase 1C4: protein MEDLTWGWAERLAVDCVQGILQPTPTCDTWEQIWNFQARPDDLLISTYPKAGTTWTQEIVDLIQNECDVGRSQRAPTHKRFPFIEWKIPTMESGLEQANAMPSPRTLKTHLPIQLLPPSLLEKNCKVIYVARNPKDNMVSYYHFHRMNKALPAPGTWEEYFENFLTGKVCWGSWYDHVKGWWDARHQHRILYLFYEDMKRNPKHEIQKLAEFIGKSLDNKVLDKIVHHTSFDVMKQNPMANYSSVPTEIMNQSISPFMRKGTVGDWKNHFTVAQNERFEDDYRKRMADSSLASRFHFS from the exons ATGGAGGACTTGACATGGGGATGGGCCGAGCGCCTCGCTGTGGACTGCGTGCAGGGCATCCTGCAGCCTACGCCCACCTGTGACACCTGGGAGCAGATCTGGAACTTCCAAGCCCGGCCTGACGACCTCCTCATTTCCACCTATCCGAAAGCAG GAACGACTTGGACACAGGAGATAGTGGACCTGATACAAAACGAGTGTGACGTTGGCAGAAGCCAGAGAGCTCCGACCCACAAGCGCTTCCCCTTCATCGAGTGGAAGATCCCGACCATGGAGTCTG GTTTGGAACAAGCCAACGCAATGCCCTCACCACGGACCCTAAAGACACACCTTCCCATCCAACTGCTGCCACCATCCTTGCTGGAGAAAAACTGCAAG GTGATCTACGTAGCGAGAAACCCCAAGGACAACATGGTGTCTTACTACCATTTCCACAGGATGAATAAAGCCCTTCCAGCCCCAGGAACCTGGGAAGAGTATTTTGAGAATTTTCTGACTGGGAAAG TGTGCTGGGGCTCCTGGTACGACCACGTGAAGGGATGGTGGGACGCCAGGCACCAGCACCGCATCCTCTACCTCTTCTACGAGGACATGAAAAGA AACCCAAAGCATGAAATTCAGAAGCTGGCAGAATTTATTGGAAAGAGCCTAGACAACAAAGTTCTGGATAAAATTGTCCATCACACTTCCTTTGATGTCATGAAGCAGAACCCAATGGCAAACTACTCATCGGTTCCAACTGAAATCATGAATCAATCAATTTCTCCATTCATGAGAAAag GGACAGTTGGAGACTGGAAGAACCACTTCACGGTGGCCCAGAATGAGAGGTTTGAGGACGACTACAGGAAGAGGATGGCTGACAGCAGCCTGGCTTCCCGCTTCCACTTCTCATGA